The stretch of DNA GGGAGGCGGCGGGCAGTTCCGGCGCCGGTAGGCATCGGGGGCCTGTGGCTGAGCATGATGGCCCTGCGGCGCCGCGGGGCCGGCATCGTCGGCAGGGCGACAAGAACTGACTTGTCCCCAACCCCGCCCCTTCCCGAAAACCCGCTCGGCGCGGGGGCCTTGGTTGCCGCTGATCACCGGCTTCGCCGAGTTCGTCCTCAAACGCCGGACGGGCTGAGAATCAGCCCCTCCGGCGTTTGAGGAGCGGGGTCTGGGGCGGAGCCCCAGGTAGGCCCGGGGCGCAGGCACGGTTTTCGGGAAGGGGCGGGGTTGGGGAAAATCAACCCCGCTTCAGCCCCAGCACCTCGGACGCCGCGAAGGTCTCATTCGCAGGCCGCCCCGCGTAATAAGGCGACAGGACCCCGTCCAGCTCCTCGTACGTGAAGGCCTCCTTCGCCGTGTCGAACTTCGCCGCCACCTTGGGGCGTTCGACCACGGCGACCATGCCGCCGTGCACCACCAGCAGCTGACCGTTGACCCCGGCAGCCGCAGGCGACGCCAAGTAGCCGACCAGGGGCGCCACATGCTCGGGAGCGAGCGCGTCCAGTTCGCCCGCGCCCGGCTCCTGGAACCCCGTGAAGACGTCCTCCGTCATCCGGGTCCGCGCCCGGGGGCAGATGACGTTCGACGTCACGCCGTACTTGCCGAGGGCCAGCGCGCTCGACGTCGTCAGGCCGACGATGCCGCCCTTCGCCGCCGCGTAGTTCGGCTGACCCGCGGAGCCCGCGAGGAACGCCTCCGAGGACGTGTTGACGATCCGGCCGTACACCGGCTCGCCCGCCGCCTTGGACCGCTCACGCCAGTGCACGGACGCGAAGTGCGTCGTGTTGAAGTGGCCCTTGAGATGGACGTGGATGACCGAGTCCCATTCGCCCTCGCTCATCGAGAAGATCATCCGGTCCCGCAGGATCCCCGCGTTGTTGACCAGGATGTCGAGCTTGCCGTACGTGTCGATCACCAACTGGACGAGCCCGCGCGCCTGTTCGTGGTCCGCGACGTCACCCAGGTGCGCGACCGCCTGCCCGCCCGCCGCCCGGATCTCCGCCGCGACCTCCTCGGCGGGCGTCGCCGACGCCTCGCCCGAGCCGTCACGGCCCGGCTGTCCGAAGTCGTTGACGACGACGCTCGCGCCGAGCCGGGCGAGTTCGAGAGCTTCCGCACGCCCCAGGCCCCGGCCCGCTCCTGTCACGATCGCGGCCAGACCTTCGAGTGGCCGTGGCGATGGCGATGGCATTGGCTGTGACATCAGGATCGAAGTCCTCTCAGATCTCGATGCACGTACGCAGCGCGACGCCCGTACGCATCTGGTCAAGCGCTTCGTTGATCTCGGAGAGCGGCACCCGGTGGGTGATCATGCTCTCCAGGTCGATCCGGCCCGCGCGCCACAGCGCTATGGCCCGCTCGTAGGACTGCAGGACGTCGCCGCCGCCGTACATGGACGGCAGGATCTTCTTCTCGTCGAAGAACAGCTCGAACATGTTCAGCTGGAGGTTGTCGTCCATGGCGCCCGCGCCGACGATGACGAGCGTGCCGCCGCGCCGCGTCGTCTCGTACGCGGTGCGGGCGGTGGCGGACTTCCCGACGACCTCGAAGACGTAGTCGAAGCCCTCGCCCGCGGTCACCCGTTGCTTGGCGTCCCCCAGCGCATCCGGTGCGACCGCCTCCGTCGCGCCGAACCGCAGCGCGGCCTCGCGCCGCGATGCCACCGGGTCGACGGCGATGATCTGCGCCGCGCCTTTGAGCCGGGCGCCCTGGATCGCGGAGATGCCGACGCCACCGCAGCCGATGACGGCGACCGACGAACCGGCTTCGACCTTCGCGGTGTTGATGGCCGCGCCGAGCCCCGTCGTCACTCCGCAGCCGATCAGCGCCGCGATGTCGAAGGGCACGTCGTCCGGGATCGGCACGGCGCAGCCGGCGTCGACCACGACCTCCTCGGTGAAGGTGCCCGTACCCGCGAAGCCGAAGACATCGCCGCTGGGGCGCTTGAAGTTGGGGGTGCCCGCGTTCATGAATCCGGCCAGGCAGAGCTGGCTCTGCCCGCGCTTGCACGCCGGACACGTGCCGCAGGCGGGCAGCCAGCACACCAGGACCCTGTCGCCCTGGCTGATCCCGCTCACGCCGTCGCCGACGTCGGCGATCTCGCCCGCGCCCTCGTGGCCGGGGATGAACGGCGCGGGCTGCGGCAGTACGCCGTTCATCGCGGAGACGTCGGAGTGGCACAGGCCGGTGGCCCGCACCCGGATCTTGACCTTGCCAGGACCGAAGCCCATCGCCTCGACGTCGTCGAGGACCTCGAGCTTGTCCTGGCCTATCTCGTGCAGTACGGCTGCGCGCATGGTGCGGCTCCCCTCGTACGAAGATGCAGGCGTGTCCGAAGCTTCAGACGTGTTCGACGATCGTGTCGGCGAGGACCGGCGCGTCGTCCCGTTCGACCGCCGTCACCGCCACTTGGACCCGGCCCTCGGAGCGCCACATCCGGATCCGCAGGGTCTCTCCGGGGAAGACGGTCCCGGTGAAGCGCGTGCTGTAGCTCCGCACCCGCGACACGTCGCCGCCGAGCAGCGTGTCGACGACGGCCTTGAGCGTCATCCCGTAGGTGCACAGGCCGTGCAGGATGGGGCGGTCGAAGCCGGCGAGCTTGGCGAACTCGGGGTCGGCGTGCAGCGGGTTCCAGTCCCCGGAGAGGCGGTAGAGCAGCGCCTGCTCCTCGCGGACGGGGCGCTCGACGGTCGTGTGCGGCTCGCCCTCGGGGGCCGGGAGGCGGGTGGAGGGGCCGCGTTCACCGCCGAATCCGCCTTCGCCGCGTACGAAGATCTGGGCGTCGCTCGTCCACAACGGGCCCTCGGCGTCGGCCACTTCGGTGCGCAGGACGAGGATCGCGGCCTTGGTCTTGTCGTACACGGCAGCCACCTTGGAGGTGGTGACGGCCTTGCCCTTGACCGGGATCGGGCGGTGCAGCGTGATGCTCTGGCCGCCGTGCAGGACCGCGGCCAGGTTCACCTCGATGCCGGGGGACGAGAGCCCGCCGAGCATGCCCATCCCTGCGCCCGCGACGGTCGCGAAGCTGGGCAGGACGTGCAGCTTGGACTCCAGGGTGTAGCGCAGTTCGTCGGGGTCGGTGGCGGGGACGCCCGCGCCGAGGCCCAGGTGGTAGAGCTGGATGTCCTTGTGATCCCAGGTGATCTCGGCCGACCTGGGCTCCGCGGCCAGTGCTTTCGCGGCATCGATGGGCATGTGGTGGCAGCTCCTTGGCCGGTCTGAAGACCTCGGTGCGGCCGTCCGCACCGTCGGTCGCACCGAGGTCGCAACAGGGCCGGACGAGCCCGTTCTAGAACGCGTTCCAGTCCGGCGAACCCATGTATAGCCGAGCGTCCGGCAGTTGTGAAGACTCCTGACGTCACGTCAGATTCACCCCTGATCAGGCGTGTGACATTTGTACCGGCCATGTCCGTACACCCACATCTGCCGCACGGCCGCCTCGGGTCCGTAGCGTCACCGCCATGACGAACGAGCTCTACGAGGGACCGCGGTGAAGGGCTTCTGGCAGAGGCACACCCGCCTCGCGGCCTGGAAACACGGCAGCAGGGCGCAGCTCGCCGAGATGCGGGAGCGGGAGAAGTCCGGCCGGAGCAGGCCCGAGGACCTGGGCCCGCCCAACGGCTTCGCGATGCTGCCCTGGCTCCTGATGGGCATGGGCTCCTTCTCCAACCTCCTCCAGGGAAAGACGGGGAACCCCTGGCTCGGCGGCCTCGGCCTGCTGGCTTTCAACTCCCTCTACATCGCCGTGGTGTTCCGCGCCTTCGACAAGAGGGCGCGGGAGGCGCGCGTCACCAAGCAGCTGCTCCTTGCGCTGACCGCGGTCACCTTGGCCCTCACCATCGGCTACGGCGACAGCTGGCTGATGTTCTTCCCGCTCCTGGGCCTCGCCACGGGCGCGGCGCTGCGGGGCAGGCAGCTCGCTCCCGCGGGGTTCGCCCTGAGCATCGCGGCGGCGGTGGTCGGCGGGCTGAAGGACGGCTGGGACGCGGCGGGCATCGCGTACGGCACGTTCATCTCCGTCATGGTGACGGCGGCGATCCTCGCCCTCTCCGAGACGGTGAAGGAACTACGCGCCACACGTGAGGAGCTGGCCCGCGGCGCGGTCGAGAAGGAGCGGCTGCGCTTCTCCCGGGACCTGCACGATCTGCTCGGCCACACGCTCTCGGTGATCGTCGTGAAGGCGGAGGCGACGCGCCGGCTTGCGCCCCGTGACCTGGACGCCGCGCTCGGCCAGGTCTCCGACATCGAGTCCGTCGGCCGCCAGGCCCTGACCGAGATCCGCGAGGCGGTCACCGGCTACCGCGAGGGCAGCCTGGCCACGGAGCTCGACCGGGCCCGGGATCTCCTGGACGCGGCGGGCATCGAGGCGGTCGTACGCCAGTCGGGGCCGCCGCTGGCTCCGCAGACGGCGGCGCTGCTCGGCTGGGTCGTCCGGGAGTCCGCCACGAATGTCGTACGCCATTCAAGGGCGACCCGCTGCGAGATCGAGGTGGCGGGCACCGCCGAACGGACTCGGCTGCTGATCACCGACGACGGCCGCGGCGTAGGCTCGGGAAAGCCCGGCAGCGGGCTGAAGGGCCTGGCCGAGCGCCTCGCGGCGGCGGGCGGCTCCCTGGAGTCCGGCCCCGCGCCGCGCGGCGGATTCTGGGTCACAGCGGAGCTGCCGGTCACCGAGCCAAGCCCCGGACCCGGTCCCGCTTCCGGTTCCGGCCCCGTCGCGGAGGAGCGCACCCCATGATCAGAGTCCTGCTCGCCGAGGATCAGGGCATGATGCGGAGCGCGCTCGCGCTGCTGCTCGGCATGGAGCAGGACATCGAGGTCGTCGCACAGGTCGGCGCGGGCGACCAGATCGTGGACGCGGCGCTGAACGCCCGCCCCGACGTGGCGCTCCTCGACATCGAACTGCCGGGCCGCAGCGGGCTCGACGCGGCGGCGGACCTGCGCGACGAGTGCCCCGAGTGCCGGGTCCTCATCCTCACGACCTTCGGCAGGCCCGGCTATCTGCGCCGGGCCATGGAGGCGGGCGCGGTGGGCTTCCTCGTCAAGGACGGCCCGGTGGAGGACCTGGCGGAGGCGATCCGGCAGGCGCTGCGGGGCGAGACGGTGATCGACCCCGCGCTCGCGGCGGCCGCCCTGAGCGCGGGGCCCAGTCCCCTCACCTCGCGGGAGGCGGATGTCCTGCGGGCCTCCGTGGACGGAGCGACGGTCGCCGACATCGCGTCGAAGCTGCACCTCTCGGAGTCGACGGTGCGGAACTATCTCTCGGGGGCGATCGGGAAAACGGGGACGCGGAATCGCATGGAGGCGGTACGGGAAGCGAGACAGCGGGGCTGGCTTTAGCCGACTCAGGGGTCCTCGATCGCCGGACGGGCTGCGATTTCTCAGCCCGTCCGGCGATTGAGGACGAACTCGGCGAAGCCGGTGATGACGG from Streptomyces sp. BA2 encodes:
- a CDS encoding response regulator transcription factor, which produces MIRVLLAEDQGMMRSALALLLGMEQDIEVVAQVGAGDQIVDAALNARPDVALLDIELPGRSGLDAAADLRDECPECRVLILTTFGRPGYLRRAMEAGAVGFLVKDGPVEDLAEAIRQALRGETVIDPALAAAALSAGPSPLTSREADVLRASVDGATVADIASKLHLSESTVRNYLSGAIGKTGTRNRMEAVREARQRGWL
- a CDS encoding sensor histidine kinase: MREREKSGRSRPEDLGPPNGFAMLPWLLMGMGSFSNLLQGKTGNPWLGGLGLLAFNSLYIAVVFRAFDKRAREARVTKQLLLALTAVTLALTIGYGDSWLMFFPLLGLATGAALRGRQLAPAGFALSIAAAVVGGLKDGWDAAGIAYGTFISVMVTAAILALSETVKELRATREELARGAVEKERLRFSRDLHDLLGHTLSVIVVKAEATRRLAPRDLDAALGQVSDIESVGRQALTEIREAVTGYREGSLATELDRARDLLDAAGIEAVVRQSGPPLAPQTAALLGWVVRESATNVVRHSRATRCEIEVAGTAERTRLLITDDGRGVGSGKPGSGLKGLAERLAAAGGSLESGPAPRGGFWVTAELPVTEPSPGPGPASGSGPVAEERTP
- a CDS encoding Zn-dependent alcohol dehydrogenase, giving the protein MRAAVLHEIGQDKLEVLDDVEAMGFGPGKVKIRVRATGLCHSDVSAMNGVLPQPAPFIPGHEGAGEIADVGDGVSGISQGDRVLVCWLPACGTCPACKRGQSQLCLAGFMNAGTPNFKRPSGDVFGFAGTGTFTEEVVVDAGCAVPIPDDVPFDIAALIGCGVTTGLGAAINTAKVEAGSSVAVIGCGGVGISAIQGARLKGAAQIIAVDPVASRREAALRFGATEAVAPDALGDAKQRVTAGEGFDYVFEVVGKSATARTAYETTRRGGTLVIVGAGAMDDNLQLNMFELFFDEKKILPSMYGGGDVLQSYERAIALWRAGRIDLESMITHRVPLSEINEALDQMRTGVALRTCIEI
- a CDS encoding MaoC/PaaZ C-terminal domain-containing protein, which gives rise to MPIDAAKALAAEPRSAEITWDHKDIQLYHLGLGAGVPATDPDELRYTLESKLHVLPSFATVAGAGMGMLGGLSSPGIEVNLAAVLHGGQSITLHRPIPVKGKAVTTSKVAAVYDKTKAAILVLRTEVADAEGPLWTSDAQIFVRGEGGFGGERGPSTRLPAPEGEPHTTVERPVREEQALLYRLSGDWNPLHADPEFAKLAGFDRPILHGLCTYGMTLKAVVDTLLGGDVSRVRSYSTRFTGTVFPGETLRIRMWRSEGRVQVAVTAVERDDAPVLADTIVEHV
- a CDS encoding 3-oxoacyl-ACP reductase produces the protein MPSPSPRPLEGLAAIVTGAGRGLGRAEALELARLGASVVVNDFGQPGRDGSGEASATPAEEVAAEIRAAGGQAVAHLGDVADHEQARGLVQLVIDTYGKLDILVNNAGILRDRMIFSMSEGEWDSVIHVHLKGHFNTTHFASVHWRERSKAAGEPVYGRIVNTSSEAFLAGSAGQPNYAAAKGGIVGLTTSSALALGKYGVTSNVICPRARTRMTEDVFTGFQEPGAGELDALAPEHVAPLVGYLASPAAAGVNGQLLVVHGGMVAVVERPKVAAKFDTAKEAFTYEELDGVLSPYYAGRPANETFAASEVLGLKRG